A single window of Candoia aspera isolate rCanAsp1 chromosome 3, rCanAsp1.hap2, whole genome shotgun sequence DNA harbors:
- the LOC134493611 gene encoding very-long-chain enoyl-CoA reductase-like: MGSRITFFEVEILDWKTKQQLCFLEKVEPHTTISDIQVMFHKMYPQWYPARQSIRLDPKGKSLKNEEILQLLPVGTTATLYFKDLGPQIGWTMVFLIEYTGPLFIYFVFYFRMPFIYGLDDRFTSSRHPVVNLACICHSFHYIKRLIETIFVHRFSHGTMPLRNIVKNCFYYWGFAAWLAFYINHPLYTPPYYGQKQVNFALIMFLTCEAGNFSIHVTLSNLRRDGKRSKTCKIPYPTKNPFTWLFYFVSCPNYTYELGTWIGFTIMTQCVPVGLFTLLCFIQMTVWAKDKHYTYIREFKDYPSFRMSIIPFLL; this comes from the exons GTGGAAATTCTTGACTGGAAGACAAAACAACAGCTCTGCTTCCTGGAAAAG GTTGAGCCACACACTACAATAAGTGACATCCAAGTGATGTTCCACAAGATGT aTCCTCAGTGGTATCCAGCAAGACAATCTATAAGGCTTGACCCTA AAGGAAAATCCCTGAAGAATGAGGAAATCCTCCAACTGCTCCCAGTTGGCACAACTGCTACTCTGTATTTTAAAGATTTAGGGCCGCAAATTGGATGGACAATG GTATTTTTGATAGAATATACAGGCCCATTGTTCAtctattttgtgttttatttccGTATGCCTTTTATCTATGGCCTGGATGACAGATTTACTTCAAGCCGACATCCAGTAGTTAA CTTGGCATGTATCTGCCATTCTTTCCACTACATCAAAAGGTTGATTGAAACAATATTTGTTCATCGGTTCTCCCATGGGACTATGCCACTGAGGAATATTGTTAAG AATTGTTTCTATTACTGGGGATTTGCTGCCTGGCTTGCTTTTTATATCAATCACCCTCTTTACACACCACCAT ATTATGGACAAAAACAAGTCAACTTTGCTCTGATCATGTTCCTG ACATGTGAAGCTGGAAACTTTTCTATCCATGTTACACTTAGTAATCTGAGAAGAGATGGGAAAA GATCCAAGACCTGTAAGATACCTTATCCAACGAAGAATCCATTCACGTGGCTATTTTATTTTGTGTCATGCCCTAATTATACCTATGAG CTGGGAACATGGATTGGTTTTACTATCATGACTCAGTGCGTTCCAG TGGGATTGTTCACCTTGCTGTGTTTCATTCAGATGACAGTCTGGGCAAAGGACAAACACTACACTTATATACGAGAGTTCAAGGATTACCCTAGTTTTAGAATGTCCATCATTCCTTTCTTACTGTAA